The nucleotide sequence GCAGAGCCCGACCGCTGCCATCTTCGCCATGCTGCATACCCTGCCGCTGGACTATGTGGTGATCTTTGCCTTCACGCTGCTGGCACTGATCTTCACGGCCACCACCTTCGACTCCATCTCCTACATCCTGGCGGCCGTGGTCCAGAAGGAAGTGGATGAGGAGCCGATGCGCTGGAACCGTCTCTTCTGGGCCTTCGCGCTGTCGTTCATGCCGATCGTACTGATGTTCGTCGGCGGGCTGGAAACCCTGCAGACGGCCTCGATCATCGGTGGCGTGCCGTTGCTGGCGGTGGCGTTGCTGCTGTGCATCTCCATCGTGCGCGCCGCGCACTATGACCTGCGCTATCAGCCGGATTACACGGTCAAGGAGATCAATATCGAGGAATTCCCGGAAGACGACCCCTGGACGGAAGAGGGCACCTGGGAGATTCCGGACGAGGACGTGCCTGCGGCGGGCAAGCCGCAGCAGGACACGCCCAAGGATCATGTCGAAGGCGACCCGCACAGCCGTCCTTCCCGACTGTGATCCGGCCGGCCTGAAGGATCAGGCCGCCGACGATAGAAAGCCGCCCCGAGGGGCGGCTTTCTATCGTCTGGATGATGGGCTGGTGAGTCTCAGGGGCGATGACTCAGGCGGTTTCCTGCAGTGTCTCGCTGCGGGAGCGGCGCGGTGTCAGCACCGGCGGCGTCGGGTCCTTGTCGTCATTGTCGAGGGCCAGATAGCGACTGATGGCGGCACCGATACGCCGTGAACTGTCCTGAATGCCCTGGTTGCCGAACAGACGATTGAACTCGAAGACCATCGGATGGCCATCGACCATCGCGATATCGAAGCCGGCGTGGTCGACACTCAGCGCCTCGGCCAGCTGCAGCGCCAGCTCGATGGCGGGCGCCGGGATGTTGTCATAGGCCGTCTCGCCGCCCTGACTGACATTGGAGCGATAGCCGCCCAGCGGCGTGACGCGCCAGTAGGCAGTGATGACTTCGCCACCGACCACCACGATGCGCAGGTCACGATCGATATCAAGCCGCGGCTGGGCATACAGCACCGGGTGCTCGGCTGCGTGGGCTTCCAGCTCGCCACGTGACTGGATCAGCTTCACCCCGGCCCCCATGGAGCTCTTCACTTCCTTGACGATCAGCGGATAGCCGAAGCGTGCCTCGATGTCGTCGATTGCCTGACGGCTGGCACCCCGAATCTCGGTGGGCGGCACATTGTCCGGGCAGATGGCCTGAAAGACGCGCGTCTGCTCGACCTTGTCGTGGCCGATGGCGTAGCTGGGCAGGCTCGGGAAGATGCGTTTTCCCAGGCCGTAGACCAGGGTGGTGATCTGCCAGTATTCGGGAAACAGCAGGATGTCAGCGGCGCGGATCTCGTCGAGGTGATCCAGCATGCGTTCCGGCTTGATGTAGCGAACGCCGGCGATACCGAGGGTGCGAAATGCGTCGAAGGTGATGAGTTTCATGGGGGATATGTCGCCAGAAGCGCCATCATTGCGATGGCGCGATCAAGGAGCCAGGGCTGGACCGGCGCGTATTTAACGTCGCGCCGGCCCGCTTGGCAAGTCCTTGTGACGGGCGGATGGGAGACCGCCAGTCGCTGGCCTAGGGCGTTTCCATGCGTTCGGCCTGTACCCGCAGCAGAATCGCCTCGTTGATGCGCTGCTTGAGTGCCTCATCCAGCGCCGGGCAGCCATCCTCCGGGGTCATGCAATGGGTGCTGAGCCACTCGGCCAGCCCTTCGCCATTGACGACGTCCGGGTCGCCCTTGCGCTGTTCACCACGCCGGATGATCTGCCAGCCCGGCAGCGCCAGAATGCCGTGTACCGGTACCTCGACACCACACTCGCGCTTGAGCCAGGCGGCAGTCCAGTCACGCGCGACGCGTGTCTCGCGCAGCGGCTTGCGCTCGCGCCCGCCGGGGAAGTGCAGGCGCCCATCCTCCAGCTTGACCTCGTTCTTGATCGCTCCCAGAGCATCCAGCGGACGCGAGCGCGCCTTGGTGCGGATGGCATAGGCACCGAGCGGCGTGAGCACCAGATGGTCGATATGGAAGCCGTCGGCGGGGACGTCATGATAGACCACGCTGCTCAACTGCTCCGGGCGAATGAGCTGATCCAGCTCCTGGCCGATGGACAGCTCGCAGGCCAGCCCCAGCTTCAACTTGCGGATGCGCTGGAAGTGGCGGGTGAGGCGCAGCGCGAAGATCAGCACGAACAGCGCGCAGGCCAGTCCATAGCCCGCCCACTCCAGCCAGTTCTGCTCTTCGCCGAACACCATGCGTCCCATGCCATAGATCAGCGGGCTCAGTGTGATGAGCGGTCCCAGTGCGCCATCGAGAAACAATGACTGGAAGGCGTCATCGAGGCGGTCTCGCAGGCTCTGGCCCGGCTCGCGCAGCTGGCGGCGGGTCAGGGGTGACTGGATGCGGCGCTCATGCAGGCCGCGCATGCCCAGCACCACCAGCGCGATGGCGCCCAGCGGGGTGAGAAAGAAGACAGGTAACAGGTATTCCAGCCAATCCATCGGGATGTCCTATCTACAGGAGAGGGGAGCGTATTCAGTGGCCCAGCGCACGTGGCAGCGGCACGATCGGCACCTCGACCTCACCCTGCGCTGCGTTGTGGGTAGTGTCCAGTACCGGCACCACACTGTCATTGATCCAGTACAGCTTGCCGTCACTGCGCACGTCGGCCTGCAGTGCATAGCGATGGCCATCCTCGATGGCATTGCGATCATATTGCAGGCTGACCGGGAAAGGCCCCTGGCGCAGACCGCCGAAGCGGGTGCTGGCGATCAGGTTGGCCGGTGCATCGGCTCTGGAGATATCCACCAGGCGGACCTCCAGCAGCGCATCACCCGGTGCCTGGAAGGCCTGCTGTGGCACCACGCGTGCCTCCAGCTGAGCGAAGTCAGGGCCGGTCATGCAGCCCGCCAGCCCCAGCGTGCCGAGCAGCAGTGCGCCGATGGCCAGAGAGCGGGAAAGATGAGGCATGGAGAGTTTCAGCATGGAGGTCCCTTGTGCGGTCGGCGATACGCCGCCAACCGAGATGTCTGATGAGACGGATGCCGGGGCGTGCAGGTTCAGCCGCCGGCCAGCTTGACGGTATAGCCGCGTCGCGTCAGCTCGGTCTTGAGCGTCTCGCGGTGATCGCCCTGGATCTCCACGATACCGTCCTTGAGGCTGCCGCCGGTGCCACACCGCTGCTTGAGAGTCTTGGCAAGCGCCTTGAGTTCCTTCTCCGCCAGCGGAATCCCGCTCACGGTGGTCACGCCCTTGCCCTTGCGGCCGCTGGTCTCGCGGCGGATACGCACCACGCCATCGAGGCTGTCGAGCCGTTCGCGCTCGGCGAGGTCCGCGCACTCGCAGTCGGCTTCGGCGCGGCGGCATTCGGGGCAGGTGGCGCCGTGTTCAGTGGAATAGACAAGCCCGGAAAGTTGATCCTTGAGCGAGGCCATGATGTCTCCTGCGGTACCAGAAAAATGATGCGTTGTCGGCGGTGTCTGAGGAAAGGATACCCGTGCGCGTCGGCAGCGGCACCCTGATGCGTCAAAAAAAGGCGGCCCCTGCGGGCCGCCTTTCGTTCATGCCGTCGTGCGCATGGCCGTCAGATCAGTTGATCTTCGGGTCCAGCTCGCCACGGTGGTAACGCTCGAACATCGCTTCGAGGTTGATCGGGTCGATCTTGCTGCCGTGGCCGGCAGCACCGAAGGCTTCGTAGCGTGCGATGCAGATGTCGCGCATCGCCTTCACGGATTCCTTCAGGTACTTGCGCGGGTCGAATTCAGACGGGTTCTGGGCCATGAAACGACGGATGGAGCCGGTGGAGGCGAGGCGCAGGTCGGTATCGACGTTGATCTTGCGCACACCGTGCTTGATGCCTTCGACGATCTCGTCGACCGGAACCCCGTAGGTTTCCGGAATCTTGCCACCGTATTCGTTGATGATTTCCAGCCAGTCCTGCGGCACGGAGGAAGAGCCGTGCATCACCAGGTGAGTCTCGGGGATGCGGGCGTGGATTTCCTTGATGCGCTGGATGGACAGGGTGTCACCCGTCGGCGGCTTGGTGAACTTGTAGGCGCCGTGGGAGGTGCCGATGGCGATGGCCAGGGCATCGACGTGGGTCTTCTTGACGAAGTCGGCGGCTTCTT is from Cobetia marina and encodes:
- a CDS encoding ATP-grasp domain-containing protein, yielding MKLITFDAFRTLGIAGVRYIKPERMLDHLDEIRAADILLFPEYWQITTLVYGLGKRIFPSLPSYAIGHDKVEQTRVFQAICPDNVPPTEIRGASRQAIDDIEARFGYPLIVKEVKSSMGAGVKLIQSRGELEAHAAEHPVLYAQPRLDIDRDLRIVVVGGEVITAYWRVTPLGGYRSNVSQGGETAYDNIPAPAIELALQLAEALSVDHAGFDIAMVDGHPMVFEFNRLFGNQGIQDSSRRIGAAISRYLALDNDDKDPTPPVLTPRRSRSETLQETA
- a CDS encoding nuclease-related domain-containing protein; translated protein: MDWLEYLLPVFFLTPLGAIALVVLGMRGLHERRIQSPLTRRQLREPGQSLRDRLDDAFQSLFLDGALGPLITLSPLIYGMGRMVFGEEQNWLEWAGYGLACALFVLIFALRLTRHFQRIRKLKLGLACELSIGQELDQLIRPEQLSSVVYHDVPADGFHIDHLVLTPLGAYAIRTKARSRPLDALGAIKNEVKLEDGRLHFPGGRERKPLRETRVARDWTAAWLKRECGVEVPVHGILALPGWQIIRRGEQRKGDPDVVNGEGLAEWLSTHCMTPEDGCPALDEALKQRINEAILLRVQAERMETP
- a CDS encoding YbaY family lipoprotein, giving the protein MLKLSMPHLSRSLAIGALLLGTLGLAGCMTGPDFAQLEARVVPQQAFQAPGDALLEVRLVDISRADAPANLIASTRFGGLRQGPFPVSLQYDRNAIEDGHRYALQADVRSDGKLYWINDSVVPVLDTTHNAAQGEVEVPIVPLPRALGH
- a CDS encoding translation initiation factor Sui1 codes for the protein MASLKDQLSGLVYSTEHGATCPECRRAEADCECADLAERERLDSLDGVVRIRRETSGRKGKGVTTVSGIPLAEKELKALAKTLKQRCGTGGSLKDGIVEIQGDHRETLKTELTRRGYTVKLAGG
- the fba gene encoding class II fructose-bisphosphate aldolase (catalyzes the reversible aldol condensation of dihydroxyacetonephosphate and glyceraldehyde 3-phosphate in the Calvin cycle, glycolysis, and/or gluconeogenesis) translates to MALISMRQMLDHAAEYGYGIPAFNVNNLEQMRAIMEAADHTDSPVIVQASAGARKYAGAPFLRHLILAAIEEFPHIPVVMHQDHGTSPAVCQRSIQLGFSSVMMDGSLGEDGKTPTSYEYNVDVTRRTVEMAHACGVSVEGELGCLGSLETGMAGEEDGIGAEGKLDHDQMLTDPEEAADFVKKTHVDALAIAIGTSHGAYKFTKPPTGDTLSIQRIKEIHARIPETHLVMHGSSSVPQDWLEIINEYGGKIPETYGVPVDEIVEGIKHGVRKINVDTDLRLASTGSIRRFMAQNPSEFDPRKYLKESVKAMRDICIARYEAFGAAGHGSKIDPINLEAMFERYHRGELDPKIN